The genome window GCTTGTATACCCTTGGGTCAGAAAGCGACACAGCATCCTTTGGGTTCACGGTAAGCGCAGGGCCGTACTTGTAGCGCAGGTTTGCAGAAATCTCTCTACCGCCCTTGATTATGGTTGGATGAGCAACGCGAAGGAACCCGTGATCGGTTGTAAGCACCACCGTCACCCCGCGTTCAGCCAGGGTCTCAAGCAGAGGGGGGAAGATTGAGTTGGCGAACCATGAGCGGGTCACATCTACAAGTGCATAGTCCGAAGGGGCAAGCTCTTCAAGCAAAGAATCCGGTTTTACCGAGTGGATAAGCACATCAAGGAAGTTAAGTACGAACACACGGAACTTCTCCTTGCGTGAGATGATTGACTCGGCGTCACGGGATGCATCCTGGCCGCGAAATGCTTTCCTATAGATAATAGATGCCGATACACGCTCTCTTTTGAGAAACTCGCTGAGAAGCTCTTTCTCGTGTCGGTTTTGTCCGTGCTGGTTCCACACCCAGTAGTGGGGGAATCGTTCTGCTATCTCCTGCGGGTAAAGCCCTGCAAAGATGGCGTTGCGCGCGTAAGGCGTGGCCGTCGGCAGGATCGAGCAGGTATATTCGAGGTGTGAGTCGAAGAACTCCTTGAAGAAAGGAAGGATAACGAGGAACTGATCAAGCCGCATGCAATCAAACAACAGAAACACCACCTCTTTACCTTCGCGCAGGAGGGGGAAGACGTGCTGAGAGAGAACACGGGGTGATAATCCAGGTCCCCCACCCTCCTTGAGCCAGCGCGGGTAGTTTTCTTCGATGTAGAGGCTGAACTCGCGGCGCATCTGGCCGCGCTGCTCGTCACCTAGATCCCTGAGTCCCTCGTCTCCGAAGCGCTTGAAGCGCAGCTCCCACCGGACATCGCGGCGATATGCCTGGACCCAGCCCTCCCAATCGGTGGGGATCTCGGCACGCATGAGCTCCTGGCTGTACTCGCGGCTAAGATTGTCACGAACAAGCCTCTTACGTTCCAGAAGCCTTTTTATGGCCGAGCCGAGCTGGGTCGGAGTTATAGGTTTGATGATGAAATCGTCGGCAAGCCTGGCAAAGGCTGAGTCTACGAGTTCTTCCTCCTCGCTCTTGGTGACTATCGCTACCAGAACGTCCTCGCTCTCGACGCGGATGGCTGAAAGCGTCTCGATCCCGTCCATGCCCGGCATGATCTCGTCTAAAAGCACGAGGTCGTAGTCCCGCTTCTTTACAAGCTCTAACCCATCCGGGCCGTTGTTGGCGGTATCCACCTCATAACCGCGCTCCTTCAGGCTGTATATGTGGGGCTTAAGTAACTCTATCTCGTCGTCAATCCATAGAATACGCATCCCCAAGCATAGTCAGGATGAACAAGCTGTCAAGCTTAATACCCCACGAAGTCGCTTTGTATTCTCCGAAGGAGAAAAGATCGCAGTAAAAATACGAGGGCTCAGGCTTGACAAGTTAGGGATTTTGTATATTCTCATTTAATTGGGCGTCCAAAATAAATAATAGATTCCTTAAATAATCAGGATGCCCTTTGTTCTGCTAGAGGAGGGTGGGGCAAAGGAGAAAAACAAAAACCTCAAATAAGGAGGTAAAAGTGAGCTTTCATAAGTTCCCTGAAGAAAAAAAGAAAGATTGCCCGATGGTGGTTGTAGTGCTCATTCTCGGTTTCTGTTCAGCGTCTTTCGGTTTCTGGTGGAATCCATTTACCCCGTCAGTGGTTGATGTTCGCAGCGTTGCCATGGGTAACACGGGTTCGGTAACCGTCACTGGAAGCAACGCAATCTTTTGCAACCCGGCGCTACTTGGTGAATCGAACATGATTGAAGCACAACTGGGTGGAAGATTCTACTTTGGTGCAGCTGAGGACGAGTCTGAGGATAAGTTCGAGGGCAAGTATCTTCCCCTTCCTACGCCTACCCATCTTTCCTTCTCGATGCCGTTTCAAGTCCCAGAATATAAGCTTAAGGTTGTTCCGGCGATAGGCTATCACTTGGAACTTGATCTTACGGCAAAGCGAGAGATGAGTTGGGAGGATTTGATTTGGGGGGAGACTCAGATAGAAGAGACCGCGACAGGTGGTCTGGATGTAATATCACCTGCTGTGGCAGTGCAATTCCTCGGTAAGTACTCTGTCGGATTGGCACTTAATGTCGGTGGGATAACCAAGATGAGGGACAAGTACTCTGACATAAG of candidate division TA06 bacterium B3_TA06 contains these proteins:
- a CDS encoding response regulator, which translates into the protein MRILWIDDEIELLKPHIYSLKERGYEVDTANNGPDGLELVKKRDYDLVLLDEIMPGMDGIETLSAIRVESEDVLVAIVTKSEEEELVDSAFARLADDFIIKPITPTQLGSAIKRLLERKRLVRDNLSREYSQELMRAEIPTDWEGWVQAYRRDVRWELRFKRFGDEGLRDLGDEQRGQMRREFSLYIEENYPRWLKEGGGPGLSPRVLSQHVFPLLREGKEVVFLLFDCMRLDQFLVILPFFKEFFDSHLEYTCSILPTATPYARNAIFAGLYPQEIAERFPHYWVWNQHGQNRHEKELLSEFLKRERVSASIIYRKAFRGQDASRDAESIISRKEKFRVFVLNFLDVLIHSVKPDSLLEELAPSDYALVDVTRSWFANSIFPPLLETLAERGVTVVLTTDHGFLRVAHPTIIKGGREISANLRYKYGPALTVNPKDAVSLSDPRVYKLPRFPRPTNFVIAKRDCYFIYPTKPKEYEAQYKHTLQHGGISPEEMILPLGIFTPK